Genomic segment of Arachis hypogaea cultivar Tifrunner chromosome 11, arahy.Tifrunner.gnm2.J5K5, whole genome shotgun sequence:
TTTGCGTCGTCAATGGATTCTGAGGCCTTGTCCTTGGCGGAGCCAGCGGTGCTGGTTGCCACGTTCTTGATATATTGTGCTTTCTCCTTCGCCGCATTTGCCAAGTCACTTGCTTTCTCCGCCGCCATGTCCTTCATTTCTCTCGCCTTCTCTGCACTGTATTCGCCAGCCCCTGTTTATTACACACAACTCATCACTACAAGTATTCATGCATTTCATCATTCTCATGCATAAAAATTGTCTAATGCCACAATTGAGAAGCGCAACAGTTTAAACCTTCAAGCGGAAAAAAAAGGGTAACGTGTCAACACGCCATCATCCAAGTAACGGGGATTTTGAGGACgaatatttaacaattttttcgAAATCAATTTGTAAAATAGTTATCTTTCAATAGACTAAATTCGTGTCCCGAACAACTAATCACTACAAGTGTTCATCCAGTAaaagatttaggatttaggattaagtACGAACCAGAGGCATAGTCCTGGaccttttctttggttttctgaGCAGCGTCACTGGCATATTCCTTAGACTTCTGAGCAGCATCACCGCCGTATTCCTTGGCCTTCTGCGCAGCGCTACCGGCATATTCCTTGGCCTTTTCGGCAGCATCACCGCCATAATCTTTTGCTTTCTCAGCAGCACTACCTGCATAATCCTTGGTCTTGTGTGCCGCATCATCACCATACTCTTTCGCCTTCTCAGCGGCGCTGCCAGTATAGTCCTTGGTCTTCTGCGCCGCATCACCGGTGTATTCTTTTGTTCTCTGAGCAGTTTCACCGGCATATTCGTCGGGGTGCTTGAAGCCAAGAGTTTCGGTTATTTTATCTTTGGCCCAACCAGTCCATGACTCGGTGGCTTCTTTCCCTTCCTTGGCCGTCTCCGCC
This window contains:
- the LOC112722701 gene encoding uncharacterized protein, encoding MASRMVMVMVMVAVVLACGVECTTKEEGVDYQKAKAKTTETENKAAETAKEGKEATESWTGWAKDKITETLGFKHPDEYAGETAQRTKEYTGDAAQKTKDYTGSAAEKAKEYGDDAAHKTKDYAGSAAEKAKDYGGDAAEKAKEYAGSAAQKAKEYGGDAAQKSKEYASDAAQKTKEKVQDYASGAGEYSAEKAREMKDMAAEKASDLANAAKEKAQYIKNVATSTAGSAKDKASESIDDAKDRAAERVEEANQKAKKEAEESERETNEQMEWVKEKAKEGYDAAKDKLGAGQRRDSEL